One segment of Halococcus salsus DNA contains the following:
- a CDS encoding DUF433 domain-containing protein — protein sequence MSQRTAHIVRDDDVMGGEPRIEGRRISVRQVADWVEEGDLSAKTVADRYDLDIADVYRALTYYHEHPGEMAAVRRRRRERISAARERGMKTLSELREEHAGATDE from the coding sequence ATGTCCCAGCGAACCGCCCACATCGTCCGCGACGACGACGTGATGGGTGGTGAACCCCGAATCGAGGGTCGCCGCATCAGCGTCCGTCAGGTCGCCGACTGGGTCGAGGAGGGTGACCTGTCGGCCAAGACCGTCGCCGACCGCTACGACCTCGACATCGCGGACGTCTACCGCGCGCTGACGTACTACCACGAGCACCCCGGTGAGATGGCCGCAGTACGGCGTCGTCGTCGAGAACGAATCAGTGCCGCACGAGAGAGGGGCATGAAAACGCTGAGTGAGCTCCGCGAGGAGCACGCTGGAGCAACCGACGAATGA
- a CDS encoding polyprenyl synthetase family protein, which translates to MEYLEHRRGMVEERLEAVCEVVDPDELSERIAHVALSDGKRVRPTVTVLSCETAGGEAADAVDFAVGIELVHNASLVVDDIIDDSAVRRGTDSAWAAFGYGPALITSDGLLGEAFALFLDDERATEVVSEAMVELGEGEATELVARPTNEEEYLALARRKTGALFRAAAELGAIAADADARTVEAFGEYAEGVGVAFQIRDDVLDATADADDLGKPTGQDSAMDRPSLVEVTDLTPEEANALARETADGALSALESVDVADERAAEYLRDLAEFVVVRER; encoded by the coding sequence ATGGAGTACCTCGAACACCGCCGAGGGATGGTCGAGGAGCGCCTCGAAGCGGTGTGCGAGGTGGTCGACCCGGACGAGCTGAGCGAGCGGATCGCTCACGTCGCGCTCTCTGACGGCAAACGGGTTCGGCCGACCGTCACCGTGCTCTCCTGTGAGACGGCCGGTGGCGAGGCGGCCGACGCGGTGGACTTCGCCGTGGGGATCGAACTCGTCCACAACGCCTCGTTGGTGGTCGACGACATCATCGACGACTCCGCCGTGCGGCGCGGGACCGACAGCGCGTGGGCCGCCTTCGGCTACGGTCCGGCGCTGATCACCTCCGACGGGTTGCTCGGCGAGGCGTTCGCGCTGTTCCTCGACGACGAGCGCGCGACGGAGGTCGTGAGCGAGGCGATGGTCGAGCTCGGCGAGGGCGAAGCCACCGAGCTCGTCGCCCGGCCCACGAACGAGGAGGAGTACCTCGCGCTCGCCCGCCGGAAGACGGGAGCGTTGTTCCGGGCCGCCGCCGAGCTCGGGGCGATCGCCGCCGACGCCGACGCCCGCACCGTCGAGGCCTTCGGCGAGTACGCCGAGGGCGTCGGGGTGGCCTTCCAGATCCGTGACGACGTGCTCGACGCCACCGCCGACGCCGACGACCTCGGGAAACCAACGGGCCAGGACAGCGCGATGGACCGGCCATCCCTCGTGGAAGTCACCGACCTCACGCCCGAGGAGGCCAACGCGTTGGCGCGCGAGACGGCGGACGGGGCGCTCTCGGCGCTGGAGTCGGTCGACGTGGCCGACGAGCGGGCCGCCGAATACCTCCGAGACCTCGCGGAGTTCGTGGTGGTTCGCGAGCGGTGA